A region of Methyloversatilis discipulorum DNA encodes the following proteins:
- a CDS encoding MlaA family lipoprotein, protein MTKTNKQSNLNIRSVLAATAAAALFTGCATSGNPKDPIEGYNRAMFSFNETVDKAVIKPVAQGYDFVMPDPVQTGVSNFFANIADLWTGVNNLLQGKPVDALSDAGRVLVNSTLGILGLFDVATPMGLEKHEEDFGQTLGRWGVGDGAYVVLPILGPRTVRDTFGLAADIYVDPVRDADGHRGYRNTAIALRAIDTRANLLKAEDALEAAAIDKYAYVRDAYLQHRRSAIHDGNPPREADDSASLPSANLLTMEPLESTWTMMLVGAPEKSDVDAANASEPATESVDTAAVSF, encoded by the coding sequence ATGACCAAAACCAACAAGCAGTCGAATCTCAACATCCGCTCGGTGCTTGCCGCCACCGCTGCAGCCGCGCTGTTCACTGGCTGTGCGACCTCGGGCAATCCCAAGGATCCGATCGAAGGCTACAACCGCGCGATGTTCTCGTTCAACGAGACGGTCGACAAGGCGGTGATCAAGCCGGTCGCCCAGGGCTACGACTTCGTGATGCCGGATCCAGTGCAGACCGGCGTATCCAATTTCTTCGCCAACATCGCCGACCTGTGGACGGGCGTGAACAACCTGCTGCAGGGCAAGCCGGTCGATGCGCTGTCGGATGCCGGCCGCGTGCTGGTCAACTCGACTCTGGGCATTCTCGGCCTGTTCGACGTCGCGACGCCGATGGGCCTCGAAAAGCACGAGGAAGACTTCGGTCAGACCCTCGGCCGCTGGGGCGTCGGCGATGGCGCCTATGTGGTGCTGCCGATTCTCGGCCCGCGCACCGTGCGCGACACCTTCGGTCTGGCTGCGGACATCTATGTCGATCCGGTGCGTGACGCCGACGGTCATCGCGGCTACCGCAACACCGCCATCGCGCTGCGCGCCATCGACACCCGTGCCAACCTGCTGAAGGCAGAGGATGCGCTCGAAGCGGCAGCGATCGACAAATACGCCTACGTGCGTGACGCTTACCTGCAGCATCGCCGCAGTGCCATCCATGACGGCAACCCGCCGCGCGAGGCGGATGACTCGGCGTCGCTGCCGAGCGCGAACCTTCTGACGATGGAACCGCTCGAATCGACGTGGACGATGATGCTTGTCGGCGCGCCGGAGAAGTCGGACGTTGATGCAGCGAATGCGTCCGAGCCGGCCACCGAATCGGTGGACACCGCAGCCGTCTCGTTCTGA
- a CDS encoding sigma-54-dependent transcriptional regulator: protein MPNSARSPASRPGLLIVDDDPLIADSLSFLLEADFDVVSHASRAAAIQWLREQPGPPALALIDLGLPPDPHRPDEGYALIADLLAHSPDTRIVVLSGQGEEKVARHARALGATEFVAKPAQPQALNALLRQLARTCREEDAPALPALIGVSAQMERLRAQIEQYASLPYPVLIEGESGTGKDIVANRLHAVGGGDRPFLALNCAAISPSLVEPTLFGHARGAFTGAQSARAGYFEEAAAGTLFLDEIGELPLDLQAKLLRVLENGEFQRVGETQLRRSNARIVAATNRDLGAEVRAGRFRSDLYHRLSVFTISLPPLRDMGEDRLRLLDHFRSQFCAQLARPPFALDAAARAAWLDYGFPGNVRELRNIVIRLATKYPGQEVGREALLAEFDPTIRSGAAACQDGDLIDIATAELRAGGFRLDAKLREWESAYIDAAMRLARGNVSAAARLLGIARTTLYHRMEAPDGDAGGQD from the coding sequence ATGCCGAATTCAGCCCGATCCCCTGCGAGCCGCCCAGGTCTGCTCATCGTCGACGACGATCCGCTGATTGCCGACTCGCTGTCCTTCCTGCTCGAAGCGGATTTCGACGTGGTCAGTCACGCCTCGCGTGCTGCCGCCATCCAATGGTTGCGCGAGCAGCCGGGGCCGCCGGCGCTGGCGCTGATCGATCTCGGCCTGCCACCCGACCCGCACCGACCCGATGAAGGTTACGCGCTGATCGCCGACCTGCTGGCGCATTCGCCGGACACGCGCATCGTCGTGCTGTCGGGCCAGGGCGAGGAGAAGGTCGCGCGCCACGCACGCGCACTCGGTGCCACCGAATTCGTCGCCAAACCGGCGCAGCCGCAGGCGCTCAATGCGCTGCTGCGCCAGCTCGCCCGGACCTGCCGCGAGGAAGACGCGCCTGCCCTGCCGGCCCTGATCGGCGTCAGCGCGCAGATGGAACGCCTGCGCGCGCAGATCGAGCAGTACGCAAGCCTGCCCTACCCGGTGCTGATCGAAGGCGAATCCGGCACCGGCAAGGACATCGTGGCCAACCGCCTGCACGCCGTCGGCGGCGGCGACCGCCCCTTCCTGGCGCTGAACTGCGCGGCGATCTCGCCCAGCCTCGTCGAACCGACGCTGTTCGGTCACGCCCGCGGCGCCTTCACCGGCGCGCAGTCGGCGCGCGCCGGCTATTTCGAGGAAGCCGCCGCCGGCACGCTTTTCCTCGACGAGATCGGCGAACTGCCGCTGGACCTGCAGGCCAAGCTGCTGCGCGTGCTGGAGAACGGCGAGTTCCAGCGCGTCGGCGAAACCCAGTTGCGGCGTTCGAACGCACGCATCGTCGCCGCCACCAACCGCGACCTCGGCGCCGAAGTGCGCGCCGGCCGCTTCCGTTCCGATCTGTATCACCGGCTCAGCGTATTCACCATTTCGCTGCCGCCGCTGCGCGACATGGGCGAAGACCGCCTGCGCCTGCTCGACCATTTCCGCAGCCAGTTCTGCGCTCAGCTCGCCCGCCCGCCCTTCGCGCTCGACGCCGCGGCGCGCGCTGCCTGGCTGGATTACGGCTTTCCCGGCAATGTGCGCGAACTGCGCAACATCGTCATCCGCCTCGCCACCAAATACCCGGGGCAGGAGGTCGGGCGCGAAGCCCTGCTCGCCGAGTTCGATCCGACCATACGCAGCGGTGCGGCTGCGTGCCAGGACGGCGACCTGATCGACATCGCCACCGCAGAACTGCGTGCCGGCGGCTTCCGCCTTGACGCCAAGCTGCGCGAATGGGAATCCGCCTATATAGATGCGGCAATGCGCCTGGCGCGCGGCAACGTCAGCGCGGCGGCACGCCTGCTCGGCATCGCGCGCACCACGCTGTACCACCGGATGGAAGCGCCGGACGGCGACGCCGGCGGGCAGGACTGA
- the hisD gene encoding histidinol dehydrogenase, translating into MSVTKISRFDSGAPDFLDRLDTLLAFESSTDDAIETAVAGILRDVRGRGDEAVIEYTRRFDRMDCASMVELELPRSELDAAYAGLSDTQRAALAEAADRVRLYHERQKQDSWEYAEADGTRLGQKVTPLDRVGLYVPGGRASYPSSVLMNAIPAKVAGVKELIMVVPTPGGERNPLVLAAAAITGVDRVFTIGGAQAVAALAYGTQTIPQVDKIVGPGNAYVASAKRRVFGTVGIDMVAGPSEVLIISDGHGNPDWVAMDLFAQAEHDELAQSILLCTDAAFLDRVHASIDRLLAEMPRRDTIAISLANRGALIKVRDLAEACDLANRIAPEHLEICTEDPRALVDSIRHAGAMFLGHYSVEALGDYCAGPNHVLPTMRSARFSSPLGVYDFQKRTSILDISAEGAQKLGRIASVLAHGEGLQAHARSAEMRLKD; encoded by the coding sequence ATGAGCGTGACGAAGATCAGCCGGTTCGACTCCGGCGCCCCCGATTTTCTCGATCGGCTGGATACGCTTCTGGCCTTCGAAAGTTCGACCGACGACGCGATCGAAACGGCGGTCGCCGGCATCCTGCGCGACGTGCGGGGGCGCGGCGACGAGGCGGTCATCGAGTACACGCGCCGTTTCGACCGCATGGACTGCGCGTCCATGGTCGAGCTGGAGTTGCCGCGCAGCGAGCTTGACGCCGCCTACGCCGGACTGAGCGATACGCAGCGCGCCGCGCTGGCCGAAGCGGCCGACCGCGTGCGGCTCTATCACGAGCGCCAGAAACAGGATTCCTGGGAATACGCCGAAGCCGACGGCACTCGCCTCGGCCAGAAAGTGACGCCGCTGGACCGCGTCGGCCTCTACGTGCCGGGCGGGCGGGCGTCCTATCCCAGTTCGGTGCTGATGAACGCCATTCCGGCCAAGGTCGCGGGCGTCAAGGAACTGATCATGGTGGTGCCGACGCCGGGCGGAGAACGCAATCCGCTGGTGCTGGCTGCTGCAGCGATCACCGGCGTTGATCGCGTGTTCACGATAGGCGGTGCGCAGGCGGTGGCGGCGCTCGCCTACGGCACGCAGACCATTCCCCAGGTGGACAAGATCGTCGGCCCGGGCAACGCCTATGTCGCCAGCGCCAAGCGGCGCGTGTTCGGCACGGTCGGCATCGACATGGTGGCCGGGCCGTCCGAGGTGCTCATCATTTCCGACGGCCACGGCAATCCGGACTGGGTGGCGATGGATCTTTTCGCCCAGGCCGAGCACGACGAATTGGCGCAGTCCATCCTGCTGTGCACCGACGCCGCCTTCCTCGACCGCGTGCACGCGTCGATCGACCGTCTGCTGGCGGAAATGCCGCGCCGCGACACCATCGCCATCTCGCTTGCCAACCGTGGCGCGCTGATCAAGGTGCGCGACCTGGCCGAGGCCTGCGACCTGGCCAACCGCATCGCGCCCGAACACCTGGAAATCTGCACCGAAGATCCGCGAGCGCTGGTCGATAGCATCCGCCACGCCGGCGCCATGTTCCTCGGTCATTACTCGGTGGAGGCGCTGGGCGACTACTGCGCCGGCCCGAACCACGTGCTGCCGACCATGCGCAGCGCGCGCTTCTCCAGTCCGCTGGGCGTGTACGATTTCCAGAAGCGAACCTCCATCCTCGATATTTCAGCCGAGGGCGCGCAGAAGCTGGGCCGCATCGCATCGGTGCTGGCTCATGGCGAAGGCCTGCAGGCACACGCCCGCTCGGCTGAGATGCGCCTGAAGGACTGA
- the mlaE gene encoding lipid asymmetry maintenance ABC transporter permease subunit MlaE, with the protein MIARVFRAMGARTVDGIWRLGFATRFFFAILLRSGTSFARFQLTIREVFSTGVLSLIIILVSGFFVGLVLGLQGYETLQRYGSSEALGILVALSLVRELGPVVAGLLFASRAGSALTAEIGLMKTTEQLKAMDMMAVDPIARVVAPRFWGGVISMPLLAALFSTMGVFGAWFIGVVFIGVDDGAFWSQMQASVDFRYDIVNGVIKSVVFGFAVALIAVFEGYDSAPTAEGVSRAITRTVVNSALAILALDFVLTSFMFRGNG; encoded by the coding sequence ATGATCGCGCGCGTGTTCCGCGCCATGGGCGCCCGCACCGTCGATGGCATCTGGCGGCTGGGTTTCGCCACCCGCTTCTTCTTCGCCATCCTGCTGCGCTCGGGCACTTCGTTCGCGCGCTTTCAGCTGACGATTCGCGAGGTGTTCTCGACCGGCGTGCTGTCGCTCATCATCATCCTGGTGTCCGGCTTCTTCGTCGGCCTGGTGCTCGGCCTGCAGGGCTACGAAACGCTGCAACGCTACGGTTCCAGTGAGGCGCTGGGCATCCTGGTCGCACTGTCGCTGGTGCGCGAACTCGGCCCGGTCGTTGCCGGCCTGCTGTTCGCCAGTCGCGCCGGCTCGGCGCTGACTGCCGAAATCGGCCTGATGAAGACGACCGAGCAGCTGAAGGCGATGGACATGATGGCGGTCGACCCGATCGCCCGCGTCGTTGCACCCCGCTTCTGGGGGGGCGTCATTTCGATGCCACTGCTGGCCGCCCTGTTCTCGACCATGGGCGTGTTTGGCGCCTGGTTCATCGGCGTCGTGTTCATCGGTGTCGATGACGGCGCTTTCTGGTCGCAGATGCAGGCGTCGGTCGATTTCCGCTACGACATCGTGAATGGCGTCATCAAGAGCGTCGTTTTCGGCTTCGCGGTCGCGCTGATCGCGGTTTTTGAAGGTTATGACTCGGCGCCCACCGCCGAGGGCGTGTCGCGGGCGATCACCCGTACCGTCGTCAATTCGGCGCTGGCCATTCTGGCGCTGGACTTTGTGCTGACCTCCTTCATGTTCAGGGGCAATGGATGA
- the hisG gene encoding ATP phosphoribosyltransferase has protein sequence MQGITLALSKGRIFEETLPLLAAAGIVPTDDPESSRKLIIGTNRPDVRLVIVRASDTPTYVQYGAADLGIAGKDVLLEHGGAGLYQPIDLNIARCRLSVAVPAGFDYEQAVRRGARLKVATKYVHTAREHFAAKGVHVDLIKLYGSMELAPLVGLADAIVDLVSSGGTLRANNLVEVEHIMDISSRLVINQAALKVKHDLLTPILEAIQGAVQA, from the coding sequence GTGCAAGGCATCACCCTGGCGCTGTCCAAAGGGCGCATCTTCGAAGAAACGCTGCCACTGCTGGCCGCGGCCGGCATCGTACCGACCGACGACCCGGAGTCGTCGCGCAAGCTCATCATCGGCACCAACCGGCCGGACGTGCGCCTGGTCATCGTGCGCGCCTCCGACACGCCGACCTATGTGCAGTACGGCGCCGCCGATCTCGGCATCGCCGGCAAGGACGTGCTGCTGGAACACGGCGGCGCCGGCCTCTACCAGCCCATCGACCTGAACATCGCGCGTTGCCGCCTCAGCGTGGCCGTGCCGGCGGGTTTCGATTACGAACAGGCAGTGCGCCGCGGTGCGCGGCTCAAGGTGGCGACCAAGTATGTGCACACCGCGCGCGAACATTTCGCCGCCAAGGGCGTCCACGTCGACCTGATCAAGCTGTATGGATCGATGGAACTGGCGCCGCTGGTGGGGCTGGCCGACGCCATCGTCGATCTGGTCAGCAGCGGCGGCACTCTGCGTGCGAACAATCTGGTCGAGGTCGAACACATCATGGACATCAGCTCGCGTCTGGTCATCAATCAGGCGGCGCTCAAGGTGAAGCACGATCTGCTCACCCCCATCCTGGAGGCGATTCAGGGGGCGGTGCAGGCATGA
- a CDS encoding ABC transporter ATP-binding protein: MPDSTPALLIEGVCKRFGSLQALDHVTLDVKQGEFFGLLGPNGAGKTTLISAMAGLCRADSGSIRVLGHDTVTDYRAARARLGVVPQELVFDPFFTVRETLRIQSGYFGLRRNDDWIDEILHRLDLDAKADVNMRRLSGGMKRRVLVAQALVHRPPLIVLDEPTAGVDVELRQGLWAFVRDLNKQGHTIVLTTHYLEEAESLCGRIAMLKQGRVVALERTTDLLSRRVQQTLRLRLGSGAALPAEFRTMARATPDGRVAIVLDSADDVAACLARLHAAGVVLDDIELVKPDLEDVFIAMMQEAA, translated from the coding sequence ATGCCTGATTCCACCCCTGCCTTGCTGATCGAGGGCGTCTGCAAGCGATTCGGTTCGCTGCAGGCGCTCGACCACGTTACGCTCGACGTGAAGCAGGGCGAGTTCTTTGGCCTGCTCGGGCCGAACGGTGCCGGCAAGACCACGCTGATCTCGGCCATGGCCGGCCTGTGCCGTGCCGATTCCGGCTCGATCCGCGTGCTCGGGCACGATACGGTGACCGACTACCGCGCCGCGCGCGCCCGGCTGGGTGTCGTGCCGCAGGAACTGGTGTTCGATCCCTTCTTCACCGTGCGCGAAACGTTGCGCATCCAGTCCGGCTATTTTGGCCTGCGCCGCAACGACGACTGGATCGACGAAATCCTGCACCGGCTCGATCTCGACGCGAAGGCGGACGTCAATATGCGTCGCTTGTCGGGCGGCATGAAGCGTCGCGTGCTGGTGGCGCAGGCGCTGGTGCATCGGCCGCCGCTGATCGTGCTCGACGAGCCGACCGCCGGTGTCGACGTGGAACTGCGCCAGGGTCTGTGGGCCTTCGTACGCGACCTGAACAAGCAGGGCCACACCATCGTGCTCACCACGCACTACCTGGAAGAGGCGGAAAGCCTGTGCGGCCGCATCGCCATGCTGAAGCAGGGCCGCGTAGTGGCCCTGGAACGGACGACCGACCTGCTGTCGCGCCGTGTGCAGCAGACGCTGCGCCTGCGTCTGGGCAGCGGCGCCGCGTTGCCGGCCGAGTTTCGTACGATGGCGCGCGCCACGCCGGACGGCCGGGTTGCCATCGTGCTCGACAGCGCGGATGACGTGGCGGCCTGTCTCGCTCGCTTGCACGCGGCCGGCGTTGTACTCGACGACATCGAACTGGTGAAGCCCGATCTCGAGGACGTGTTCATCGCCATGATGCAGGAGGCCGCCTGA
- the murA gene encoding UDP-N-acetylglucosamine 1-carboxyvinyltransferase: protein MDKLLIEGGHRLQGEAEMSGAKNAALPILCAALLTREPLTLTNVPQLNDIGTMLKLLAQMGVAVQRDGSTVTLDASGLNNPVAPYEMVKTMRASILVLGPLVARCGEARVSLPGGCAIGARPVDQHIKGLQAMGAEVAVEHGYVVARTSRLKGARLFTDMVTVTGTENLMMAGALADGETVIENAAREPEVVDLANCLVAMGARISGAGTDVIRIQGVERLHGATHRIMPDRIETGTYLCAAAAAGGEIRLTGTSAGYLDAVIDKLMDAGCDIRTEKSPSFEAIVLKAPDKLKAVSIRTAPYPAFPTDMQAQFMAINTVAEGTAIIRETIFENRFMHAVELARLGADIRIDGNTAVVQGVAQLDGATVMATDLRASAGLIIAGLVARGETLIERIYHLDRGYERIEQKLSALGATVRRVS, encoded by the coding sequence ATGGACAAGCTGTTGATCGAAGGCGGCCATCGTCTGCAAGGCGAGGCCGAAATGTCGGGCGCGAAGAACGCGGCGCTGCCCATCCTGTGTGCAGCGCTGCTGACGCGCGAACCGCTCACGCTGACCAATGTGCCGCAGCTGAACGACATCGGCACCATGCTCAAGCTGCTGGCGCAGATGGGCGTGGCGGTGCAGCGCGACGGTTCGACCGTCACGCTGGACGCGTCCGGTCTGAACAACCCGGTGGCGCCCTACGAGATGGTGAAAACCATGCGCGCCTCCATCCTCGTGCTCGGCCCGCTGGTCGCCCGCTGCGGCGAGGCGCGCGTGTCGCTGCCTGGCGGCTGCGCGATCGGCGCGCGCCCGGTCGATCAGCACATCAAGGGTCTGCAGGCGATGGGCGCCGAGGTGGCGGTCGAGCACGGCTATGTCGTCGCGCGCACGTCGCGGCTCAAGGGCGCGCGCCTGTTCACCGACATGGTGACGGTGACCGGCACCGAAAACCTGATGATGGCCGGTGCGCTCGCAGACGGCGAGACGGTGATCGAGAACGCCGCGCGCGAGCCGGAGGTGGTCGATCTGGCCAACTGCCTGGTCGCGATGGGTGCGCGCATTTCCGGCGCCGGTACCGACGTGATCCGTATCCAGGGCGTCGAGCGCCTGCATGGTGCGACCCATCGCATCATGCCGGACCGCATCGAGACCGGTACCTATCTGTGTGCCGCCGCCGCCGCTGGCGGCGAAATCCGCCTGACCGGCACCTCGGCCGGCTATCTGGACGCAGTGATCGACAAGCTGATGGATGCCGGCTGCGACATTCGCACCGAGAAGTCGCCGTCCTTCGAAGCCATCGTGCTGAAGGCGCCGGACAAGCTGAAGGCGGTGTCCATCCGCACCGCGCCTTACCCGGCCTTCCCGACCGACATGCAGGCGCAGTTCATGGCGATCAACACCGTGGCCGAAGGCACGGCCATCATCCGTGAGACGATTTTCGAGAACCGTTTCATGCACGCGGTCGAACTGGCTCGTCTGGGCGCCGACATCCGCATCGACGGCAATACGGCGGTAGTGCAGGGCGTGGCGCAGCTCGACGGCGCGACCGTGATGGCGACCGACCTGCGCGCCTCGGCCGGCCTCATCATCGCCGGCCTGGTGGCGCGCGGTGAAACGCTGATCGAGCGCATCTATCATCTGGACCGCGGCTACGAGCGCATCGAGCAGAAGCTCAGCGCGCTCGGCGCCACCGTCCGCCGCGTGTCCTGA
- a CDS encoding MlaC/ttg2D family ABC transporter substrate-binding protein: MFKRFVQLLMIAFTASAVAQANVMKAPDVLVKEVTEDVLTTLRTDPSIKAGDTAKTAELVETRVLPHFNFTRMTALALGKEWRATTPEQKKVLTEEFRTLLVRTYSNALTSYRNQTIDYRPFKMGAADTDVTVRTQINQPGGRPIPLDYALEKKEEGWKVYDVMVSGVSLVTNYRETFAAEIRAGGVDGLVKTLRAKNASNVPAPLPAPAAAAK, translated from the coding sequence ATGTTCAAGCGCTTTGTTCAATTGCTGATGATTGCCTTCACGGCAAGTGCGGTCGCGCAGGCGAACGTGATGAAGGCGCCCGACGTGCTGGTCAAGGAAGTAACCGAAGATGTCCTGACCACGCTGCGCACCGATCCGTCGATCAAGGCCGGCGATACGGCCAAGACGGCGGAACTGGTCGAAACCCGCGTGCTGCCGCATTTCAATTTCACGCGCATGACGGCGCTGGCGCTGGGCAAGGAGTGGCGCGCGACGACGCCCGAACAGAAGAAGGTGCTGACTGAAGAGTTCCGCACCCTTCTCGTCCGCACTTATTCGAACGCGCTGACCAGCTACCGCAATCAGACCATCGATTACCGCCCGTTCAAGATGGGCGCTGCCGACACCGACGTGACGGTGCGCACCCAGATCAATCAGCCGGGCGGTCGCCCGATCCCCCTCGACTACGCGCTGGAGAAGAAGGAAGAGGGCTGGAAGGTGTACGACGTGATGGTGTCGGGCGTCAGCCTCGTGACCAACTATCGCGAAACCTTTGCCGCAGAGATTCGTGCCGGTGGTGTCGATGGTCTGGTGAAGACCTTGCGCGCCAAGAACGCTTCGAACGTGCCGGCTCCGCTGCCCGCACCCGCCGCGGCGGCCAAATGA
- a CDS encoding BolA family protein has product MVTPESIQASITAGIECQHCQVAGDGQHFEAIIVSTAFEGLRSVRRHQLVYAALGDRMREEIHALSMKTLTPDEWKA; this is encoded by the coding sequence ATGGTCACTCCCGAAAGCATCCAGGCTTCCATCACCGCCGGCATCGAGTGCCAGCACTGTCAGGTCGCTGGTGACGGCCAGCATTTCGAGGCCATCATCGTGTCGACGGCCTTCGAAGGCCTGCGCAGCGTGCGCCGCCACCAGCTGGTCTATGCCGCGCTGGGCGACCGCATGCGCGAGGAAATCCATGCGCTGTCGATGAAGACGCTGACGCCGGACGAGTGGAAGGCCTGA
- a CDS encoding ABC transporter ATP-binding protein, whose amino-acid sequence MSASPPAEDILVDLSSVDFAYDKRPILTGINLRIPRGKLVAIMGGSGCGKTTLLRLIGGQLKPTAGRIQVAEHDLAKLSRRDMYALRRRMGMLFQFGALFTDLTVFDNVAFPLREHTDLPEDMIRDLVLMKLHAVGLRGAHKLMPNELSGGMSRRVALARAVALDPMLIMYDEPFAGLDPISLAVVGQLIRKLNDALGASSIMVTHDVHESLEIVDYIYFLSGGKVVAQGTPDEIRASTDPFVKQFVNAETDGPLPFHYPTDDYRKALMEVRS is encoded by the coding sequence GTGTCCGCTTCCCCTCCGGCCGAAGACATTCTGGTCGACCTGTCGAGTGTCGACTTCGCGTACGACAAGCGGCCCATCCTGACCGGCATCAATCTGCGCATTCCGCGCGGCAAGCTCGTCGCCATCATGGGTGGCAGCGGCTGCGGCAAGACGACACTGCTGCGCCTGATCGGCGGTCAGCTGAAGCCGACCGCCGGCCGCATCCAGGTGGCCGAGCACGATCTGGCCAAGCTGTCGCGCCGCGACATGTACGCGCTGCGCCGGCGCATGGGCATGCTGTTCCAGTTTGGCGCGCTGTTCACCGATCTGACCGTTTTCGACAACGTCGCTTTCCCGCTGCGCGAGCACACCGATCTGCCGGAAGACATGATCCGCGATCTGGTGCTGATGAAGCTGCACGCGGTCGGTCTGCGCGGCGCGCACAAGCTGATGCCGAACGAGCTGTCCGGCGGCATGTCGCGCCGGGTGGCGCTGGCGCGCGCGGTGGCGCTCGATCCGATGCTCATCATGTACGACGAGCCCTTTGCCGGTCTCGATCCGATCTCGCTGGCGGTGGTCGGTCAGCTCATCCGCAAGCTCAATGACGCGCTGGGCGCCAGTTCCATCATGGTGACGCACGACGTGCACGAATCGCTGGAAATCGTTGATTACATCTACTTCCTGTCCGGCGGCAAGGTAGTGGCGCAAGGTACGCCGGACGAGATCCGTGCCTCGACCGACCCCTTCGTGAAGCAGTTCGTCAATGCCGAAACCGACGGGCCGCTGCCCTTCCACTACCCGACCGACGACTACCGCAAGGCCCTGATGGAGGTCCGTTCATGA
- the mlaD gene encoding outer membrane lipid asymmetry maintenance protein MlaD, with protein MNRTVLDLWVGVFVAVGVAAVLFLALKVGNLASANIGETYRLQANFDNIGGLKPRAPVKSSGVVVGRVTEITFDPNLYVAVVKMDVDKRYSFPRDTFATILTSGLLGEQYIGFEVGGDAEMLQAGATITKTQSAVVLEKLISQFMFNKAAESPTAPEQ; from the coding sequence ATGAACCGTACCGTTCTCGACCTGTGGGTCGGTGTTTTTGTCGCCGTCGGCGTGGCTGCAGTGTTGTTTCTGGCACTAAAGGTCGGCAACCTTGCGTCCGCTAACATCGGGGAGACATACAGGCTGCAAGCCAACTTTGATAACATCGGCGGCCTGAAACCGCGTGCGCCCGTCAAAAGCTCGGGCGTCGTGGTGGGCCGGGTGACGGAAATCACTTTTGACCCGAATCTGTATGTCGCCGTGGTGAAAATGGATGTGGACAAGCGCTACAGTTTCCCGCGCGACACCTTCGCAACCATTCTGACCTCGGGTTTGCTGGGTGAGCAGTACATCGGTTTCGAAGTCGGTGGCGACGCCGAAATGCTTCAGGCCGGTGCCACCATCACCAAGACGCAGTCTGCAGTGGTGCTTGAAAAGCTGATCAGCCAGTTCATGTTCAACAAGGCTGCCGAGAGCCCGACCGCTCCCGAGCAGTGA
- a CDS encoding ABC transporter permease: MSMALRTLLYKELLRFWKVSFQTVGAPVLTALLYLLVFSHVLDRTVDVYGGVSYTAFLVPGLVMMSLLQNAFANSSSSLIQSKVTGNIVFVLLPPISYREFFAAYVLAAVIRGLVVGAGVWLVTLWFVELSYAHPLWILFFATVGGAILASLGVIAGIWADKFDQLAAFQNFVVMPLTFLSGVFYSIHTLPDFWQAVSHLNPFFYMIDGFRYGFFGQSDVSPWISALVAAGSFAVLAGITLNMLARGYKLRS; encoded by the coding sequence ATGAGCATGGCGCTGCGCACCCTGCTGTACAAGGAACTGCTGCGGTTCTGGAAGGTGAGCTTCCAGACGGTCGGCGCGCCGGTGCTGACCGCGCTGCTCTATCTGCTGGTGTTTTCGCACGTGCTCGACCGCACGGTCGACGTCTATGGCGGCGTCAGCTACACCGCCTTCCTGGTGCCGGGGCTGGTCATGATGAGCCTGCTGCAGAACGCCTTCGCCAACAGTTCGTCGTCGCTGATCCAGTCCAAGGTGACCGGAAACATCGTGTTCGTGCTGCTGCCGCCGATTTCCTACCGCGAGTTCTTCGCCGCCTATGTGCTCGCCGCGGTCATCCGTGGCCTGGTGGTCGGCGCAGGCGTCTGGCTGGTGACGCTGTGGTTCGTCGAACTTTCGTATGCCCACCCACTGTGGATACTGTTTTTCGCCACGGTGGGTGGAGCAATTCTTGCAAGTCTCGGCGTGATTGCGGGCATCTGGGCCGACAAGTTCGACCAGCTGGCCGCTTTCCAGAATTTCGTCGTGATGCCGCTCACCTTCCTGTCGGGTGTGTTCTACTCCATACACACGCTGCCCGACTTCTGGCAGGCGGTGTCGCACCTGAACCCTTTTTTCTACATGATCGACGGTTTCCGTTACGGCTTCTTCGGACAGTCGGACGTTTCCCCGTGGATCAGCGCCCTGGTCGCGGCCGGCAGTTTCGCGGTGCTTGCGGGCATCACGCTGAACATGCTGGCGCGCGGCTACAAACTGAGAAGTTGA
- a CDS encoding STAS domain-containing protein — protein sequence MIALDNGVLRVSGTMRLPEAMALRDAGLALLPSATSIDLSAVEDVDSSAIAVLLAWERASGGSDGPLPVTGAPAGLTSLALLYEVSSYCGLDADDATAR from the coding sequence ATGATCGCACTCGACAACGGCGTGCTCCGCGTCAGCGGCACGATGCGACTGCCCGAGGCGATGGCGCTGCGCGACGCCGGCCTCGCGCTGCTGCCCTCGGCAACGTCCATCGACCTGTCCGCGGTCGAGGACGTCGATTCTTCGGCCATCGCCGTGCTGCTCGCGTGGGAACGCGCGAGCGGCGGCAGCGATGGCCCGCTGCCGGTCACCGGCGCACCGGCCGGATTGACCAGCCTGGCTCTTTTGTACGAGGTGTCGTCCTATTGCGGGCTGGATGCCGACGACGCGACCGCTCGCTGA